Proteins encoded together in one Streptomyces sp. NA04227 window:
- a CDS encoding sulfate adenylyltransferase subunit 1 has product MTSTTEQLAGLSATTLLRFATAGSVDDGKSTLVGRLLHDSKSVLTDQLEAVAHASRSRGQEAPDLALLTDGLRAEREQGITIDVAYRYFATPRRRFILADTPGHVQYTRNMVTGASTAELTVILVDARNGVVEQTRRHAAIAALLRVPHVMLAVNKMDLVDYRESVFAAIAEEFTAYASDLGVPEITAVPISALAGDNVVEPSANMDWYGGPTVLEHLETVPVSHDLSTCHARLPVQVVIRPQTAEHPDYRGYAGQIAAGAFRVGEEVTVLPSGRTSKVAGIDLLGEKVDVAWTPQSVTLLLEDDIDISRGDLIVPSHDAPATSQDVEATVCHVADTPLTVGHRVLLKHTTRTVKAIVKEIPSRLTLDDLSQHPEPGQLVANDIGRVKVRTAEPLALDSYADSRRTGSFLLIDPADGTTLAAGMAGDSFAAEAAPAAQADDAGWDF; this is encoded by the coding sequence ATGACGAGCACCACCGAGCAGCTCGCCGGGCTTTCGGCGACCACCCTGCTGCGCTTCGCGACCGCCGGAAGCGTCGACGACGGCAAGTCGACCCTGGTCGGACGGCTCCTGCACGACTCCAAGTCGGTCCTCACCGACCAGCTGGAGGCCGTCGCGCACGCCTCGCGCAGCCGCGGCCAGGAGGCCCCCGACCTGGCGCTGCTCACCGACGGGCTGCGTGCCGAGCGCGAGCAGGGCATCACCATCGACGTGGCCTACCGCTACTTCGCCACCCCGCGGCGCCGGTTCATCCTGGCCGACACCCCGGGCCATGTGCAGTACACCCGGAACATGGTCACCGGCGCCTCCACCGCCGAGCTGACCGTGATCCTGGTCGACGCGCGCAACGGCGTGGTCGAGCAGACCCGTCGGCACGCCGCGATCGCCGCGCTGCTGCGGGTGCCGCACGTGATGCTGGCGGTCAACAAGATGGACTTGGTCGACTACCGCGAGTCCGTCTTCGCCGCCATCGCCGAGGAGTTCACGGCCTACGCGAGCGATCTTGGCGTACCGGAGATCACCGCCGTCCCGATCTCGGCGCTGGCCGGTGACAACGTCGTGGAGCCCTCCGCGAACATGGACTGGTACGGCGGCCCGACCGTCCTGGAACACCTGGAGACGGTCCCGGTCAGCCACGACCTCTCCACCTGCCACGCACGGCTGCCCGTGCAGGTGGTGATCCGGCCGCAGACCGCCGAGCACCCGGACTACCGGGGTTACGCGGGACAGATCGCGGCGGGCGCCTTCCGGGTCGGCGAAGAGGTCACGGTGCTGCCCTCGGGCCGTACGTCGAAGGTCGCCGGGATCGATCTGCTCGGCGAGAAGGTCGACGTGGCCTGGACCCCGCAGTCGGTGACCCTCCTCCTGGAGGACGACATCGACATCTCGCGCGGCGACCTGATCGTGCCGAGCCACGACGCCCCGGCCACCTCGCAGGACGTCGAGGCGACCGTCTGCCATGTCGCCGACACCCCGCTGACCGTCGGCCACCGGGTCCTGCTCAAGCACACCACCCGTACCGTCAAGGCCATCGTCAAGGAGATCCCCTCGCGGCTGACCCTGGACGACCTCTCGCAGCACCCGGAGCCCGGGCAGCTCGTCGCCAACGACATCGGCCGCGTCAAGGTGCGCACCGCCGAGCCGCTGGCGCTCGACTCGTACGCCGACTCCCGGCGCACCGGCTCCTTCCTGCTGATCGACCCGGCCGACGGCACCACCCTGGCCGCCGGTATGGCCGGTGACTCCTTCGCCGCCGAGGCCGCGCCCGCCGCGCAGGCCGACGACGCCGGGTGGGACTTCTGA
- the cysD gene encoding sulfate adenylyltransferase subunit CysD gives MTTTVTGIDAADTDAPYALSHLDALESEAVHIFREVAGEFERPVILFSGGKDSIVMLHLALKAFAPAAVPFSLLHVDTGHNFPEVLEYRDRTVAEHGLRLHVASVQEYIDAGKLRERPDGTRNPLQTVPLTDAIRELRFDAVFGGGRRDEEKARAKERVFSLRDEFSQWDPRRQRPELWQLYNGRHAPGEHVRVFPLSNWTELDVWQYIARENIALPQIYFAHQREVFKRQGMWLTAGDWGGPREEEQVETRQVRYRTVGDMSCTGAVDSDADSLEAVIAEIAASRLTERGATRADDKMSEAAMEDRKREGYF, from the coding sequence ATGACGACCACGGTGACCGGAATCGACGCCGCCGACACCGACGCTCCGTACGCGCTGTCCCACCTGGACGCGCTGGAGTCCGAGGCGGTGCACATCTTCCGCGAGGTGGCGGGCGAGTTCGAGCGGCCGGTGATCCTGTTCTCCGGCGGCAAGGACTCCATCGTCATGCTGCACCTGGCGCTGAAGGCGTTCGCCCCGGCGGCGGTGCCGTTCTCGCTGCTGCACGTGGACACCGGGCACAACTTCCCCGAGGTCCTGGAGTACCGGGACCGTACGGTCGCCGAGCACGGGCTGCGGCTGCACGTCGCCTCGGTGCAGGAGTACATCGACGCGGGCAAGCTGCGCGAGCGCCCCGACGGGACCCGCAACCCGCTGCAGACGGTGCCGCTCACCGACGCCATCCGCGAGCTGCGTTTCGACGCGGTGTTCGGCGGCGGGCGGCGCGACGAGGAGAAGGCCCGCGCCAAGGAGCGGGTGTTCTCGCTGCGCGACGAGTTCTCCCAGTGGGACCCGCGCCGTCAGCGGCCCGAGCTGTGGCAGCTCTACAACGGGCGGCACGCCCCGGGCGAGCACGTCCGCGTCTTCCCGCTGTCCAACTGGACCGAGCTGGACGTCTGGCAGTACATCGCCCGCGAGAACATCGCGCTGCCGCAGATCTACTTCGCGCACCAGCGCGAGGTGTTCAAGCGCCAGGGCATGTGGCTGACCGCCGGTGACTGGGGCGGCCCGCGCGAGGAGGAGCAGGTCGAGACCCGGCAGGTGCGCTACCGCACCGTCGGCGACATGTCCTGCACCGGCGCGGTCGACTCGGACGCCGACTCGCTGGAGGCGGTCATCGCCGAGATCGCCGCCTCCCGTCTGACCGAGCGGGGCGCCACCCGCGCCGACGACAAGATGTCCGAGGCCGCGATGGAAGACCGCAAGCGCGAAGGGTACTTCTAG
- the cysC gene encoding adenylyl-sulfate kinase, which translates to MRAARMTRTHGTTTNESKQVTGATVWLTGLPSAGKTTIANELAGRLRTGGHRVEVLDGDEIREFLSAGLGFSREDRHINVQRIGFVAELLARNGVLVLVPVIAPYADSREAVRKRHAAQGTGYLEVHVATPVEVCSERDVKGLYAKQAAGEISGLTGVDDPYEAPVSPDLRIESHTQTVRESASALHALLTERGLA; encoded by the coding sequence ATGCGGGCTGCACGGATGACGCGAACCCACGGAACGACGACGAACGAGAGCAAGCAGGTGACTGGCGCCACCGTCTGGCTGACCGGGCTTCCGAGCGCGGGCAAGACGACCATCGCGAACGAACTGGCGGGCAGGCTGCGCACCGGGGGCCACCGGGTGGAGGTGCTCGACGGCGACGAGATCCGCGAGTTCCTCTCGGCGGGCCTCGGCTTCAGCCGCGAGGACCGGCACATCAATGTGCAGCGCATCGGCTTCGTGGCCGAACTCCTCGCCCGTAACGGCGTGTTGGTGCTCGTACCGGTGATCGCGCCGTACGCGGACAGCCGTGAGGCCGTCCGCAAGCGGCACGCCGCGCAGGGCACCGGCTACCTGGAGGTGCACGTGGCCACCCCGGTGGAGGTCTGCTCCGAGCGCGATGTGAAGGGGCTCTACGCCAAGCAGGCCGCCGGTGAGATATCGGGGCTCACGGGGGTCGACGACCCCTACGAGGCGCCCGTCTCGCCGGACCTGCGGATCGAGTCGCACACCCAGACCGTGCGGGAGTCCGCGTCCGCGCTGCACGCGCTGCTGACCGAGAGGGGCCTGGCATGA